Proteins encoded by one window of Chryseobacterium sp. POL2:
- the odhB gene encoding 2-oxoglutarate dehydrogenase complex dihydrolipoyllysine-residue succinyltransferase, which translates to MSILEMKVPSPGESITEVEIATWLVKDGDYVEKDQPIAEVDSDKATLELPAEESGIITLKAEEGDVVQVGQVVCLIDMSGAKPEGAATPVEAPKVEAPKVETKKEAPAAATYASNTPSPAAKKILDEKGMEPAQVQGTGRDGRITKDDAVKAVPAMGATPSGSGSRAQSTTKLSVLRRKIAARLVSVKNETAMLTTFNEVDMSEIFRIRKQYKEEFAAKHGVGLGFMSFFTKAVTRALELYPDVNASIDGDFKINYDFCDISIAVSGPKGLMVPVLRNAENMTLRNVEANIKDLATKVRDGKITVDEMTGGTFTITNGGTFGSMMSTPIINPPQSAILGMHNIIQRPVAVDGQVVIRPMMYVAMSYDHRIIDGKESVGFLVAVKEAIDNPVEFLMGGDERKALEL; encoded by the coding sequence ATGTCAATATTAGAAATGAAAGTCCCTTCACCGGGAGAATCTATCACAGAAGTTGAAATTGCAACTTGGTTAGTTAAAGATGGCGATTATGTTGAAAAAGATCAACCTATCGCAGAAGTAGATTCGGACAAAGCAACACTTGAGCTTCCTGCAGAAGAAAGCGGAATAATTACTCTAAAAGCTGAAGAAGGTGATGTGGTACAAGTAGGACAAGTGGTTTGTCTTATCGACATGAGTGGGGCAAAACCCGAAGGTGCAGCGACACCAGTTGAAGCTCCAAAAGTTGAAGCTCCAAAAGTTGAAACGAAAAAAGAAGCACCAGCGGCTGCAACTTATGCAAGCAATACACCTTCTCCTGCAGCTAAAAAAATTCTTGACGAAAAGGGAATGGAGCCAGCGCAAGTACAAGGAACTGGTCGTGACGGAAGAATCACAAAAGATGACGCTGTAAAAGCTGTTCCAGCAATGGGTGCTACACCATCAGGTTCTGGAAGTCGCGCACAATCTACAACAAAACTTTCTGTACTTAGAAGAAAAATTGCAGCAAGATTGGTTTCAGTTAAAAACGAAACCGCAATGTTGACAACTTTCAACGAAGTGGATATGTCAGAAATCTTCAGAATCAGAAAACAATATAAAGAAGAATTCGCAGCTAAACATGGTGTAGGACTAGGCTTTATGTCGTTCTTTACCAAAGCGGTTACAAGAGCTTTAGAATTATATCCAGATGTTAATGCATCTATCGACGGTGATTTTAAAATTAACTATGATTTCTGTGATATTTCTATCGCGGTTTCAGGACCAAAAGGTCTTATGGTACCCGTTCTTAGAAATGCGGAAAATATGACGTTACGTAATGTTGAAGCTAACATCAAAGATCTTGCAACTAAAGTAAGAGATGGTAAAATTACAGTTGACGAAATGACGGGTGGTACATTTACAATTACCAATGGTGGTACTTTTGGTTCTATGATGTCTACACCAATTATCAATCCACCACAATCTGCAATTTTGGGAATGCACAACATTATCCAGAGACCAGTTGCAGTGGATGGGCAAGTGGTGATTCGCCCAATGATGTATGTTGCGATGTCTTATGACCACCGTATTATCGATGGTAAAGAATCTGTAGGTTTCTTGGTAGCTGTTAAAGAAGCAATCGATAATCCAGTAGAATTCTTGATGGGTGGCGACGAAAGAAAAGCCCTAGAACTTTAA
- a CDS encoding polyketide cyclase, giving the protein MRGIKFGVLILIILFGIYAVSMTFVDERKEYSIHSNITYPIDKVFPQFNNLQNFSHWNDFFTQDKNLGFSFFTPYSGKDSSMKFYNKKHQDQFGEMFIRYENPMKSLRYQLFLEDESYPYLIDVKFIGKGESTEINWKIQTPKQPLLRRSLNLLSETLFVENIEKSIKNLTAILGNKVDKENLIASIKYDSIMVENQESALLLGVNVSTSNKKDALLKNIVINHNKVVNYVKQDLGKKDDEFGSPILITNPNNFKDKEVSYFYGVALPKRISTSDNNYTFRTLNGGQTYFMYYKGSYAGRIKSIQQLIQKVKKDTLRHGDLQEQFLEEPDATSDVKLKLQLPVYR; this is encoded by the coding sequence ATGCGTGGGATAAAATTTGGTGTTTTAATTTTAATAATTCTTTTTGGGATTTATGCCGTTTCTATGACTTTTGTTGATGAAAGAAAAGAGTACAGCATTCATTCTAACATTACTTATCCGATAGATAAAGTTTTCCCACAATTTAATAATCTACAAAATTTTTCGCATTGGAATGATTTTTTCACCCAAGATAAAAATCTGGGATTTAGCTTTTTCACACCTTATTCAGGCAAAGATTCTTCGATGAAATTTTATAATAAAAAGCATCAAGATCAATTTGGGGAGATGTTTATTCGCTATGAAAATCCTATGAAGAGCCTTCGTTATCAATTGTTTTTGGAAGATGAATCTTACCCGTATTTGATAGATGTAAAATTTATTGGAAAAGGAGAATCTACCGAGATTAATTGGAAAATACAAACACCGAAACAGCCATTGCTTAGACGTTCGCTTAATTTGCTTTCCGAAACCTTATTTGTTGAAAATATTGAGAAAAGTATTAAGAATTTGACAGCAATTTTAGGTAACAAAGTAGATAAAGAAAATTTGATTGCTTCTATTAAATACGATAGTATAATGGTGGAAAATCAAGAAAGCGCTTTGCTGTTGGGCGTTAACGTGAGTACATCGAATAAAAAAGATGCCTTATTAAAGAATATTGTTATTAATCATAATAAAGTTGTAAATTATGTAAAACAAGATTTGGGTAAAAAAGATGATGAATTTGGAAGCCCAATTTTAATTACCAATCCTAATAATTTTAAAGATAAAGAAGTGTCCTATTTTTATGGTGTGGCACTTCCCAAGAGAATAAGCACTTCGGATAACAATTATACTTTCCGAACGCTCAACGGCGGCCAAACTTACTTTATGTATTACAAAGGTAGTTATGCAGGTCGTATAAAAAGTATACAACAATTAATACAAAAAGTTAAAAAAGATACCCTGCGACATGGAGATTTGCAAGAACAATTTTTGGAAGAGCCAGACGCTACTTCTGATGTCAAATTAAAACTGCAACTTCCTGTCTATCGATAA
- the apaG gene encoding Co2+/Mg2+ efflux protein ApaG has translation MVSKTTSQIQVTVHTEYDAKNSFPLDFRHTFRYYIIIENKGQEKVKLLRRRWQIFDVGFGQSFVEGEGVIGLQPIIEPGQVFKYFSNVVLQSGIGNMTGQYLFVNINSNETFEVEIPKFSLFSEILNN, from the coding sequence ATGGTCTCTAAAACTACTTCTCAGATACAAGTAACAGTTCATACAGAATATGACGCAAAAAACAGTTTTCCACTCGATTTTCGTCATACCTTTCGTTATTACATTATCATCGAAAATAAAGGTCAAGAAAAGGTGAAGTTGCTCCGTCGCAGATGGCAAATTTTTGATGTCGGTTTTGGACAGTCATTTGTCGAAGGAGAAGGAGTTATAGGACTACAACCTATCATAGAACCTGGACAAGTTTTCAAGTATTTTTCGAATGTTGTTCTGCAATCCGGAATAGGAAATATGACAGGTCAGTATCTTTTTGTAAATATTAATAGCAACGAAACTTTTGAAGTTGAAATTCCGAAATTTAGTTTGTTTTCTGAAATTTTAAATAACTAA
- a CDS encoding 2-oxoglutarate dehydrogenase E1 component: MDKFSFLNAAHAQLIDDMYEQYLKYPDSLEPSWKAFFQGFDFAREYYGDDDSNDMSPVVQYAQQSVNNGQASEDISKEFKVLNLIEAYRTRGHLFTKTNPVRERRHFAPTLAIENFDLTVADLNKKFNSATTTGMPGPATLADIIKHLDEIYCDSIGVEYMHINNIEEKQFIREWVSVNENHPKLSADEKTEILFKLNQAVAFENYLHTKFVGQKRFSLEGGESLIPALDQLITKSSQLGVDEVVLGMAHRGRLNVLTNIFQKSYKQIFSEFEGKEFEEDVFSGDVKYHLGSSKTITTANGEEVVINLTPNPSHLETVAALVEGICRAKVDHKYKDYKKVLPIVIHGDGAIAGQGIVYEIAQMMTLDGYKTGGTVHIVVNNQVSFTTNYLDARSSIYSTDIAKVTQSPVMHVNADDVEAVVHAIRFAADFRARFGKDVYIDLLGYRKYGHNEGDEPRFTQPNLYKTISKHQNPREIYKAKLIQEGIVSDEVLKSMEQDFKKLLDENFDASKGIERNTMTPFMENDWVDFPMAPKGSILKSVDTTYDLAKLKELAIKISTLPGDKKFLNKITRLFENRIKMVENNSLDWSMGELLAYATLLTEQFGIRISGEDVERGTFSHRHAVIKTEDTEEEYVPLKHVSDSQFDIYNSHLSEYAVLGFDYGYAMASPKTLTIWEAQFGDFMNGAQIIIDQYLVAAEEKWKIQDGLVMLLPHGSEGQGAEHSSARMERFLTLCANDNIIVADITSPANYFHLLRRQMKFGFRKPLVVFTPKSLLRHPKVVSSLEDMAQGEFQPILDDPTADPNKVERLVLCTGKLYFDLLAKKEESGDEKVALVRLEQLYPLNMDKINAIFEKYNKRTDLVWAQEEPENMGAWSYILRNFRDTGIQVISPVASGTPAPGSHKMFERNQTAIINRIFNCDDAPTNRPVTA; this comes from the coding sequence ATGGATAAATTTTCGTTTCTAAATGCCGCACATGCTCAGTTGATTGATGACATGTACGAGCAGTACCTGAAATACCCAGATTCTTTAGAACCTTCATGGAAAGCTTTTTTCCAAGGTTTTGACTTTGCGAGAGAATATTATGGTGATGATGACAGCAATGACATGTCACCAGTTGTACAATATGCACAACAAAGTGTTAACAATGGCCAAGCTTCTGAAGATATTAGCAAAGAATTCAAAGTTCTTAATTTGATTGAAGCTTACAGAACGCGTGGACACCTTTTTACAAAAACCAATCCTGTAAGAGAAAGAAGACATTTTGCGCCGACTTTAGCGATTGAAAATTTTGATTTGACAGTAGCAGATCTTAATAAAAAATTCAACTCTGCCACAACAACAGGAATGCCTGGACCAGCGACTCTAGCAGATATTATTAAACATCTTGATGAGATCTATTGCGACTCTATTGGAGTTGAATATATGCACATTAACAATATCGAGGAGAAGCAATTCATAAGAGAATGGGTTAGTGTTAACGAAAATCATCCAAAATTGTCTGCGGATGAAAAAACAGAAATTCTTTTCAAACTTAACCAAGCGGTAGCATTTGAAAATTATTTGCATACAAAATTCGTTGGACAAAAACGTTTCTCACTAGAAGGTGGAGAATCTTTGATTCCTGCGCTTGACCAATTGATCACCAAGTCATCACAATTGGGTGTTGATGAGGTCGTTCTTGGGATGGCTCACCGTGGACGTCTTAACGTCTTAACGAATATTTTCCAAAAATCATACAAACAGATTTTCTCAGAATTTGAAGGGAAAGAATTTGAAGAAGATGTATTTTCGGGAGATGTTAAATACCATTTAGGTTCTTCTAAAACGATTACAACAGCTAATGGAGAAGAGGTCGTTATCAATTTGACACCAAACCCATCTCACTTAGAAACTGTTGCTGCTTTGGTTGAAGGTATTTGTCGTGCAAAAGTTGACCACAAGTATAAAGATTACAAAAAAGTTTTACCAATTGTTATCCATGGTGACGGTGCAATTGCTGGCCAAGGTATCGTGTACGAAATTGCACAGATGATGACCTTGGACGGTTACAAAACTGGCGGAACAGTACATATTGTCGTTAACAACCAAGTGTCGTTTACAACCAACTATTTAGATGCAAGATCATCTATCTATTCTACAGATATTGCAAAAGTAACACAATCTCCAGTGATGCATGTTAATGCTGATGATGTTGAAGCAGTTGTACATGCTATTAGATTTGCTGCAGATTTCAGAGCTAGATTTGGGAAAGATGTTTATATCGATCTTTTAGGCTATAGAAAATATGGACACAACGAAGGTGACGAACCAAGATTTACACAACCTAATCTTTATAAAACCATTTCTAAACATCAAAATCCACGCGAAATTTATAAAGCAAAATTAATTCAGGAAGGTATTGTTTCTGATGAGGTTTTGAAAAGCATGGAGCAAGATTTTAAAAAGTTATTGGATGAAAACTTTGATGCTTCCAAAGGTATCGAGCGTAATACCATGACACCTTTTATGGAAAATGATTGGGTAGATTTTCCAATGGCGCCGAAAGGTTCAATTCTTAAGTCTGTAGATACGACTTATGACCTAGCTAAACTTAAAGAATTAGCCATTAAAATCTCTACTTTGCCTGGGGATAAAAAATTCCTGAACAAAATCACAAGATTGTTCGAAAACCGTATCAAAATGGTTGAAAACAATTCTTTGGATTGGTCAATGGGAGAATTATTAGCATACGCAACATTGTTGACAGAGCAATTCGGTATTAGAATTTCTGGGGAAGATGTTGAGAGAGGGACTTTCTCTCACCGTCATGCGGTTATTAAAACGGAAGATACAGAAGAAGAATATGTTCCATTAAAACATGTTTCTGATTCTCAGTTTGATATTTATAATTCACACTTGTCAGAATATGCCGTTTTAGGATTTGATTATGGTTATGCAATGGCATCGCCAAAAACGTTGACGATCTGGGAAGCACAGTTCGGAGATTTCATGAATGGTGCACAAATCATCATCGATCAATATCTTGTAGCAGCTGAAGAAAAATGGAAAATCCAGGACGGTCTTGTGATGTTATTGCCTCACGGATCAGAAGGGCAAGGTGCCGAGCACTCCTCAGCAAGAATGGAGAGATTCTTGACGCTTTGTGCAAATGATAATATTATCGTTGCGGATATTACTTCGCCAGCCAACTATTTCCACTTATTGAGAAGACAAATGAAATTTGGATTCAGAAAACCTTTGGTTGTTTTCACACCAAAATCTTTATTAAGACATCCAAAAGTGGTATCAAGCTTAGAAGATATGGCACAAGGAGAATTCCAACCAATATTGGATGATCCAACAGCTGATCCTAACAAAGTAGAACGTCTTGTTCTTTGTACTGGTAAGTTGTATTTCGATTTATTAGCTAAAAAAGAGGAAAGTGGTGACGAGAAAGTTGCTTTGGTGAGATTAGAACAATTGTATCCACTTAATATGGATAAAATCAATGCAATATTCGAAAAATATAACAAAAGAACTGATCTTGTTTGGGCACAAGAAGAACCAGAAAATATGGGAGCATGGAGCTATATTCTAAGAAACTTTAGAGATACAGGTATCCAAGTAATTTCTCCAGTAGCTTCAGGTACACCAGCGCCAGGTAGCCACAAAATGTTTGAAAGAAATCAAACAGCCATCATCAATAGAATTTTTAATTGTGATGATGCGCCAACCAATAGACCAGTTACAGCATAA
- a CDS encoding phosphoribosylformylglycinamidine synthase, translating into MNKRIFVEKKGLFDVESPKIFSEILNVTSQVEEVKVYNIYDIFGLEDADFQKVANSTFVDPVTDILHEENPAKNTFFATEFLPGQYDQRADSAEQCIALLTQNGNATVRSGKLIEIKGVSDADLVKIKDLLINKVESKEKDLSKLEIPSENNPQPVVVYEGFKDFSKDELKAFYENHGFAFGLDDLEFIQSHFKSENRNPTETELKVLDTYWSDHCRHTTFETELTEIEFKGQFKQTLETIFNDYLEKRKFLGREAKPISMMDLGTIAAKYFRKTGNLENLVVSDEINACTIEIEVEYDGKKEPWYLLFKNETHNHPTEIEPFGGASTCLGGAIRDPLSGRAFVYQAMRLTGAGNVLEPISDTISGKLPQRTITKQAANGYSSYGNQIGLATTLVNEIYHEGYKAKRMEVGFVVGAVPKTWVRREKPENGDIVILLGGATGRDGVGGATGSSKEQDETSIHTLSTEVQKGNAVEERKIQRLFRNPEVTTLIKKSNDFGAGGVSVAIGEIADSLEINLDVLPLKYEGLNGTELAISESQERMAVVIEAKDEAKFIEFCEKENIKAVVVAKVTDSGRMQMFWKGDKIVDLSRDFLDTNGCAKIQTVEISHLEEVRNEKIEFTEENFVKILKDKNNASQKGLLEMFDASVGGTTVAMPLGGKYQLTEMEGSVQTLPILHAENIETVSLASWGFDADISSQNSMIGAANAVVESVSKIVAMGGDYKKIRLSFQEYFEKLGNQPEKWGKPMASLLGAYNAQMNLGLAAIGGKDSMSGTFQNINVPPTLISFACANGVKRHIISPEFKLSGNHLYHFYNQANEDGLPNYDVLKDVYEFIHDGIVKGNIISAKTIKEGGVAVALAKMSFGNGLGANVNLDEIQILEKNIGGLIIESVNELSHPSLTKIGNVTDNGNLTINNLESRISTLESVFTGTFEGLFPTSEKEKIVVNIDESLNSIHPRNIIIKKHGIAKPKVFAPVFPGTNCEYETQNAFRKEGAEVSSLPLINLDFNKLNESIDAWVKEIEQSQILVFSGGFSAGDEPDGSAKFIVNVLKNEKMKDAVHALLQRDGMILGICNGFQALVKSGLLPYGEIRDLDANSPTLAHNAIGRHISQMVNVRVTNEDSPWLKGMKDLTYTIPISHGEGRFMASEEVLTELYKNGQIATQYVDFDGNIAHGMPFNPNNSLFGIEGVTSLDGKIFGRMGHPERFAEGLMKNIPSANYHNIFKNGVAYFK; encoded by the coding sequence ATGAATAAAAGAATTTTTGTAGAAAAGAAAGGCTTGTTTGATGTGGAAAGTCCCAAGATTTTTTCGGAAATCCTGAATGTAACTTCCCAAGTTGAAGAAGTAAAAGTGTATAATATTTACGATATCTTCGGATTGGAAGATGCCGATTTTCAAAAGGTTGCCAATTCTACTTTTGTGGATCCCGTAACCGATATTTTGCATGAGGAAAATCCAGCGAAAAATACTTTTTTTGCCACTGAATTTCTTCCTGGTCAGTACGACCAAAGAGCAGATTCTGCGGAGCAATGTATCGCACTTTTAACGCAAAACGGAAACGCAACCGTTAGAAGTGGAAAACTTATTGAAATTAAGGGAGTTTCTGATGCTGATTTGGTGAAAATCAAGGATTTATTGATTAATAAAGTAGAATCTAAAGAAAAAGATCTTTCCAAATTGGAAATTCCATCCGAGAATAATCCTCAACCAGTTGTAGTTTACGAAGGTTTTAAAGATTTTTCAAAAGACGAACTGAAAGCTTTCTACGAAAATCATGGTTTTGCCTTTGGTTTAGACGATTTGGAGTTTATTCAATCTCATTTTAAATCTGAAAACAGAAATCCAACCGAAACGGAACTTAAAGTTTTAGATACCTATTGGAGCGACCATTGTCGTCACACGACTTTCGAAACAGAATTGACGGAAATTGAATTCAAAGGTCAGTTTAAACAAACTTTGGAAACTATTTTCAATGATTATTTAGAAAAAAGAAAATTTTTAGGTCGTGAAGCAAAGCCAATTTCCATGATGGATTTGGGAACGATTGCGGCTAAATATTTCAGAAAAACAGGAAACCTAGAAAACCTAGTCGTTTCTGATGAAATCAACGCTTGTACGATAGAAATCGAAGTGGAATATGATGGTAAAAAAGAACCTTGGTATTTGCTTTTCAAGAATGAGACTCACAATCACCCAACAGAAATTGAGCCTTTTGGTGGAGCTTCAACCTGTCTTGGTGGTGCCATTCGCGATCCTTTGTCGGGAAGAGCGTTTGTGTATCAAGCGATGCGATTAACGGGAGCGGGAAATGTTTTAGAGCCTATTTCTGATACTATTTCTGGGAAACTTCCTCAAAGAACCATTACGAAACAAGCAGCCAACGGTTATTCTTCTTATGGAAATCAAATCGGTTTGGCGACCACTTTGGTGAACGAAATTTACCATGAAGGCTACAAAGCAAAACGTATGGAAGTTGGTTTTGTGGTGGGAGCGGTTCCAAAAACTTGGGTTAGACGTGAGAAGCCAGAAAATGGAGACATCGTGATTCTTTTGGGTGGAGCAACGGGTCGTGATGGTGTTGGTGGGGCAACAGGAAGTTCTAAAGAGCAAGATGAAACCTCTATTCATACACTTTCTACGGAAGTTCAGAAAGGAAATGCTGTTGAGGAAAGAAAAATTCAGCGTTTATTCAGAAATCCTGAAGTAACAACTTTAATTAAAAAATCCAACGATTTTGGTGCGGGTGGCGTTTCTGTTGCGATTGGTGAAATTGCTGATTCTTTGGAAATTAACCTTGATGTTTTGCCTTTGAAATATGAAGGTTTGAACGGAACTGAATTGGCTATTTCTGAATCTCAGGAAAGAATGGCGGTGGTTATTGAAGCTAAAGATGAAGCGAAATTCATTGAGTTCTGCGAGAAAGAAAACATCAAAGCTGTTGTGGTTGCAAAAGTGACTGATTCTGGAAGAATGCAAATGTTCTGGAAAGGTGACAAAATTGTGGATTTAAGCCGTGATTTCTTGGACACCAATGGTTGTGCGAAAATCCAAACGGTAGAAATTTCTCATTTAGAAGAAGTTAGAAACGAAAAAATAGAATTTACAGAAGAAAATTTTGTAAAAATTTTAAAAGATAAAAACAACGCCTCCCAAAAAGGTTTGCTGGAAATGTTCGATGCTTCTGTGGGTGGAACAACCGTTGCAATGCCTCTTGGCGGAAAATATCAATTGACAGAAATGGAAGGAAGTGTACAAACGCTTCCAATTCTTCACGCCGAAAATATCGAAACGGTTTCTTTGGCGAGTTGGGGATTCGATGCGGATATATCTTCTCAAAACTCCATGATTGGCGCTGCAAATGCCGTGGTGGAAAGTGTTTCCAAAATTGTGGCGATGGGTGGCGATTACAAGAAAATCCGTTTGAGCTTCCAAGAATATTTCGAAAAACTGGGAAATCAGCCTGAAAAATGGGGTAAACCAATGGCTTCGTTGTTAGGAGCTTATAATGCTCAAATGAATCTTGGTTTGGCAGCAATTGGTGGAAAAGACTCTATGAGTGGGACTTTCCAAAATATTAATGTCCCTCCAACCTTAATTTCTTTTGCTTGTGCAAATGGGGTGAAACGTCACATTATTTCTCCAGAATTCAAACTTTCGGGAAATCATTTGTATCATTTTTACAATCAAGCTAACGAAGATGGACTTCCGAATTATGATGTATTGAAAGACGTTTACGAATTTATCCATGATGGAATTGTAAAAGGAAACATCATTTCTGCAAAAACCATCAAAGAAGGTGGAGTAGCGGTTGCTTTGGCAAAAATGTCTTTTGGAAACGGTCTTGGTGCGAATGTAAATCTTGACGAAATTCAAATTTTAGAGAAAAATATCGGAGGATTAATCATTGAATCGGTTAACGAATTATCTCATCCATCACTTACAAAAATCGGAAATGTAACTGATAACGGAAATTTAACCATCAACAATCTCGAATCTAGAATCTCGACTCTCGAATCTGTATTTACAGGAACTTTTGAAGGACTTTTCCCAACTTCCGAAAAGGAAAAAATTGTAGTGAATATTGATGAAAGCTTGAATTCAATACATCCAAGAAACATCATCATCAAAAAACATGGCATTGCAAAACCGAAAGTTTTTGCTCCCGTTTTTCCAGGAACGAACTGCGAATACGAAACGCAAAATGCTTTCAGAAAAGAAGGTGCCGAAGTTTCGAGCTTGCCATTAATCAATCTTGATTTCAATAAATTGAATGAAAGTATCGATGCTTGGGTGAAAGAAATTGAACAATCTCAAATTTTAGTGTTCTCAGGAGGCTTCTCAGCAGGTGACGAGCCGGATGGTTCCGCAAAATTCATCGTCAACGTTCTTAAAAACGAAAAAATGAAAGACGCTGTTCATGCGTTGTTGCAACGTGACGGAATGATTTTAGGGATCTGCAACGGTTTCCAAGCTTTGGTAAAATCTGGATTATTGCCTTATGGTGAAATCCGTGATTTGGATGCCAATTCTCCAACATTAGCGCACAACGCCATCGGAAGACATATTTCGCAAATGGTGAATGTGAGAGTAACGAATGAAGATTCGCCTTGGTTAAAAGGAATGAAAGATTTGACCTATACAATTCCAATTTCGCATGGTGAAGGTCGTTTTATGGCTTCGGAAGAGGTGTTGACAGAACTTTATAAAAACGGACAAATCGCAACTCAGTATGTAGATTTCGACGGAAATATCGCGCACGGAATGCCGTTTAATCCTAATAACTCATTATTTGGAATTGAGGGTGTGACGAGTTTAGATGGTAAAATTTTTGGTAGAATGGGACATCCAGAGCGTTTTGCTGAAGGTTTGATGAAAAATATTCCATCTGCGAATTATCACAACATTTTCAAAAATGGTGTGGCGTATTTTAAATAA